The Verrucomicrobium spinosum DSM 4136 = JCM 18804 DNA segment TCAAACAAGGCACGCTTGTGGGCCAGGATCTTGTCATGGCATTCGTAGAGACGGTGGATCTCGGCCAGGGCGAAGTCCGCGCCCAGCAGGTCGGCAATGGCCGTCTGGTCAAACCAGTGGCGGTGCAGCCGCCATTCGCTGCCCGGTTCGATGAGCCGGTAGAGCACCAGGGTCTGGAGCACCAGATCCCAGCGGGTGCCCTCACGACTGGGCGGCAGACGTGGTCGCCAGAAGTCAGCCAGGAGCAACTGCTCCCAGAGCAGGCAGGCCAGCCAGCAGGCCCCCCATTGCCGGGGCCGTTCCAGCCGCATGGCCGCAAGGCGCAGACGCACAATGGGCAACTCATCAACACCGACCTGCTCGGGAGCATGATCTTCGGCAAAGAGGGCCACCTGTTGAGGAGCGCTCTGGTCTTTGCCGAAGAGTTCAACCGTCTTGCGCCAGGAGGCTTCCTGACGACCATTGAGTTCACCCAGATAAAGGACGTGCCGCTGGACCACCTGCCGGGAACTGATCCGCCGGTTTTCGACGATGCTCCAGTAGAGGTGCTCTTTGCCATCCTTGAGCCGTTTGGTGGAACGCAGGAACATGATGGCCCAAGAAGTTAGCCAGCAAAACGCGCGTGCAACCACCAAGGTCTGCACTACAAGCCGTTTTTGAAACGGACCCTCGCAAAATCAAGGGTTGCAGCTCGATGGCAGGCCCAAAAATGCCAAAATCGGCCGCGAATCCGCCAAGTTGGGCTAGCAAGAACAAGAACCGAGACGGTTCTTCTACAGTGGCTGTCGCAAGAGCGATGAGGAGTGACATGGCCTCGCGCCAGGGCCACGAGCTACCTGGCAGTCCGGAGGGCGGTTCGGTCTGCAACGTTTGTCAGGCAGATCAGAATCACGCCGCAGAGGCGTAGAGGGTCAGGATATCCCCCTGAAACAGCAGCACCCCGATGATCAGCAAGGCTGCCATCCGGCGCAGAAGCGCGGGCGCAACCGCCTTGCCGATGTATTCCAGGGAGCAGGTTGCAGCGTGAAGCTGTAACCGAACAGGAAAGCGAACCAGCGGTAGAACTTGGTCTCGAACAACAGGGCGACGAGCCACCTCGCCCCTTGGCTTCACACGTCGGCAAACTGGGGATCGATCACGCCGCTCCCATAGTAGGGCGAAGCAAAGGCCATAATGTTCACCAGCAGGATGCCCGCCAGGACCAGGCCGCGCAGGGCGTCCAGCTCCTCGATGCGGGTCGAGGACCTGCCGATGGGGTGGCAGCGGGACTGGTGAGAGCGCCTGCCGGAGCTGACAAGGGGACATGCAGCCATGTCCCGGACTCAGGTCTGGTGCGCCTTGAAATTGTGTCCATCGGTCACGGCGGGCGATGCGTTGCGGGTTTGCCGTGGGCTACGGGTTGTCCGCCTGGGCCGGTGATGAAGCGGGGGCATGAAAAAAGGGAGTCGCGAGACTCCCTTTTCCAATTCGATCCTGGTCCGTGTCCGATCAACCCATGCGACCGCTCAGATAGCGCTCGGTCTGCTCGTTCTCCGGGGTGGAGAAGAGGGTCATGGTGTTGTTGAATTCGATCAACTTGCCCAGATAGAAGAAGGCGGTCTTGTCGGAGACGCGGACGGCCTGCTCCATGTTGTGGGTGACGATGACAATGGTGTAGTCTTTCTTGAGCTGGTGGATGAGCTCTTCGATCTTGGCCGTGGCGATCGGGTCCAGCGCGGCACACGGCTCGTCCATGAGCACCACTTCCGGTCTCACGGAAAGGGTGCGGGCGATGCAAAGACGCTGCTGCTGACCCCCGGAGAGGCCGAGGGCGCTTTCATGAAGGCGGTCCTTCACTTCTTCCCAAAGGGTTGCGGAACGCAGGCTGCGCTCCACGGTCTCAGCGATGAGCTTCTTGTTTTTCATGCCCGCCACTTCGAGACCGTAGGCCACATTCTCGAAGATGCTGCGGGGGAAGGGATTGTACTTCTGGAACACCATGCCGACCTTGCGGCGTAACGCGATGACGTCGAGGTCCGGGTGGTTGATGTCCACATTCCCCAAGGTAATGTTGCCCTTGGTGATGCGGGCACCTTCGATCATGTCGTTGATGCGGTTGATGCAGCGCAGCAGAGTGGACTTGCCGCAGCCGGACGGGCCGATGAAAGCGGTGACCTCGCGCTGGGCGATGCCCATGTTGACTCCGAAGAGCGTCTGGCGGGCACCATAGGCGAAATCCACTTCATTGATCTTCAGCAGCGGCTGCGTGGTCGCGGACGACGCAGCAGCAGTGCTGGCGGAGGAGCTGGACACGGAAGGAGGGGCGACTGTTTGAGTCATGGGGCAGGGTGGGTTCGCACTCTTTTGCCGGAAATAGGAGGGAGGGCGGCGGAGTGATCAGCTGAACTGACCACGGACGTAGTCTTCCGTTTTCTTCTGCTGGGGATTGCCGAAGATCTGGTCAGTTTCAGCGAACTCGATGAGTTCTCCCAGATACATGAAGGCGGTGAGTTCCGCCACACGGCGGGCCTGCTGCATGTTGTGGGTGACGATGACCACGGTGTAGTCTTTCTTCAGATCCACGATGAGTTCTTCCACCTTGAGGGTGGCGATGGGGTCGAGGGCGGAGCAAGGCTCATCCATGAGCAGCACGTCCGGCTTGACGGCCACGGCGCGGGCGATGCAGAGGCGCTGCATCTGGCCGCCGGAGAGGCCGAAGGCGTTGGTCTTCAGACGGTCCTTGCATTCCTCCCAGAGGGCTGCGGCCTTCAGTGCGTACTCGCAGGCGTCATCCAGCTCGGACTTCTTCTTCACACCGTTGATGCGGAGACCGTACACGACGTTCTCGTAGATGCTCTTGGGGAAGGGATTGTACTTCTGGAAGACCATGCCCACCTGACGGCGGAGCTGGGTGGTGTCCACATCGGCATCATAGATGTTCTTGCCCTTGATGACCACCTCACCGCCGGAGATGTGAGCTCCAGCGATACGGTCGTTGATGCGGTTGAAGCAGCGCAGGAGGGTGGACTTGCCGCAACCGGAGGGACCAATGAATGCGGTGACCTGGCGGGAAGGGATCTCCATGTTGATGCCATGGAGGGCGCGCTTGGTTCCGTAGTTGAAGTCCATGTTCCGGACGGAAATCATAGTCTCCCCGGTAGGGGCGGCCTCAGGTGCCTCGACCGATTTCGTTTCGGTAGTTTTAAGAACTTCCACGGCTTTTTGGGGTGGTTCGGCGGTTACCATTTGTATTTGGCGCGGAGTTTACGACGGAGCAAGACCGAAGCGGTGGCAAGGGTCATGACGAGAACGAGGAAGACGAAAACGGAGCCATACTGGGCGCGCTCCGAGTATTCATTCTGCGGGATGCGGGCGGCCAGGGTGTAGATGTGATAGGGAAGGGCCTGCACGGACTCCGTGAAGACGCCCCCGAAGCCTGCTTCACCCTGCCAGGGCAGCTTGTCTTTGAAGGCCAGGGCTGCGGTGAACATGATCGGGGCTGTCTCGCCAGCGGCGCGGGCGATGCCCAAGATGCTGGAGGTCAAGATGCCCGGCATGGCAAAGGGCAGCACGCTGCGCCAGATGGTCTGCCAGCGGGTGGCACCCAGGGCGAGGGAAGTCTCGCGGAAACCCATTGGCACCGCGCGGAGGCACTCCTCACTGGCGGTGATGATGACCGGAAGGATGACGAAGGCGAGGGTGAAGGCACCGCTCAGGACGCTCGTGTCCCAGCCCTGGAAGCTCATCTGGGTGAATCCCAGCGGAATCACCAGCAGGGCCCTATCCAGCGGGGTGTTGGTAAAGACGGGAGCTGCCAGAACGAAGACCCCGAGACCAAAGAGGCCGAAGACCACGGAGGGCACGCCAGCGAGGTTCAGGATGGCCAGCCGTACCCACTCAATGAACTTGCCGGGCTTGGCGTACTCGCTGAGGTAGATCGCTGATGAGATGCCGAGGAAGAGGGCAACCACAATGCAGACCAAGACCAGCAGGAAGGTGCCCACAATGGGGCCGAGGATCCCGCCGCCGGAGTAGGAGATGGTCTTTTCCTGGCGGAGGTTGTCACCGAGCTGGTGCTTGATGGCATCCGCTCCTTTCGGGTCGGTCTTGTAGATGTGGCCCTGCTTGTCCTCCAGCACGTGGAGGGTTTCAGGCAGCTTCGTGAGGAACTCCACATTGATGAAAGGGGCTTTGGCCTGGAACAGGATGGGCGAGCCCTTGACAATGATGTGGAGAAAGATCGCCGCGGTGGCGAACAGGATGAGGTAGGTGGCGCCGCGCAACACGGATCTGACGATGAACTCGTAAGTCTCGAGGTGCGACCTGCGCTTTGCAAAGGGGTTTTCCAGCAGGGCTGAAGGGGCGGGTGCGTGCATGGGAGCAGGAGAGGGTGGTCTCAATCTCTGGTATTAGGAAAGAACCAAATCGCTTGGGGGTCAGATCTTGGGAAGCTGGAAGCGCTTCACGACTTTGCGGGAGACGAAGTTGATGAAGAGGGAGATGGTGAAAAGGAGGATGCCCACCATGAAAAGCGCCTGCCAGTGGGAGCTGCCCTTGGACACCTCACCCAGTTCCTGGGCGATAATGCCTGTGAGGGTGTGGGCTGGCTGAAAGACAGTGCCGATGCCGTCAGAGAAGTCGGGGATGGCAATTCGGTTGCCTGCGACCAGGAGCACCACCATCGTTTCACCAATGATACGGCCCAAGCCCAGGAGCATCGCGGCAAACACACCGGAGAGGGAGGCGGGGAAGATCACGCGGAAGACGGTCTGGAGCTTGGTGGCCCCCAGGGCCTCGCTGGCCTCACTGAAGGCACGAGGCACGTTCTGGATGGCATCCTCGGCGAGGCTGAACATCGTGGGGATGGCCATGAGCGCGAGCAGCAGGCCGGCGTTGAACATGTTTAGTCGTTCCTGAACCGGGAAACCGGGGATCCATTGTAACCAGGCCACATTGCTGGTCTCCTTGATGAGGTCGCCCACCACGGAGATGCCGATGAAGCCGAGCACCACGGAGGGGATGGCCTGGATGAATTCAATGAAGGGCTTGATGAGCTCCTGCTCGCGGGGGGAGGCGAACTGGTTCGTGTAGATCGCGGCAGCCACGCTCAAAGGCAGGGCGATGACCAGGGCGATGATGGCGATCATGAGGGAGCCGGTCAGCAGGGGCACCACACCGTAAAAGTCCTGCCAGGAGCTGTTGGTGATCCAGTCGCCGCCGAACAGGAAGGCGGTAAGGGCTTGAACCATCGGAATGGGCTTGTCCCATTGCCAGGCTTTCATGAGGGCCGGGGACTCTTCAGCATGACTGAGGTGCTTGGGGAGCTGCTTGCGCACTTCATTGATGAGTGCGGTGGACTCCTTGGTTTCACCCTTCTGGGGGACCTTTTCCATGGCGGCCCTAATGGCGGCGACATAGGTTGGGACCATGGCCTCATACTCGGGAAGCTTGGCCACGATGGGCTCGATCTTGCTCTTGTAGTCGATGGCCTCCAGCGAGGTGGCATCCGCCTCTTTCTGGAAGTTGGCTTTGGCTTCGGGGGTCTTGGCGGATTCAGCGGCGGCCAGCAACTGGGCCTTGGCGTCTTCTGCCATATGCTGCTGCACAGCGGCCTCTTTTGTGGACTTGGCCAGTTCGGCGATTCCATCGTGAAGCTCCACGATGGGTTCGGCAGCCTCTTCAAAGGCCTCAACGGCTTCGAGGAAACCCGCGTATTTATCTTTGGCGATGCGGTCCTGCTCGGCGAACTCGGCGCTCAGGGTCTTGAGGATCGCGGGAAGTTCGGCGGCGTCGGGCTGTAGCGTGCTGAGATCGGAAGCGATCTGGCGGCGTTCTTCAGCGCTGAACACATCCGGGAAAACCTCTTCAGCCACGGCTTTTGCGTTGGCCTCGTTGAGGGCCTGGCGGGCTTGTGCGAGTTTTTCCGGCGGGGTGCCGGCAGTTTCGACGGCCTCAGTGACGGCCTCCCTGAGGCGGGCCGTTTTTTCCTCAATCCTGCCTTTGGCCAGGAACAGGGCGTCGCGGCGGACCTGGGCTTTTTGGGTGAGGGTGGCCGTGTCCGCGTTGACCGCGCGGTTCAGTTTGCTCAGGAGTGCGGTGTTTTCCGTAAGGGGCTTCTGGATGAAGTCGCAGAACTCCAGGCCCGCCTGGCGGTACACCTTCAGTTCAAACTGGTAGGTGGGGATGAATCCCGTGCCTTCTTTGAGCAGGGAGTACATGATGAGGAAGAGCGTCAGGATCGTGACGGCGGCGCTTCCTGTGAAAAAGTGTTTGATCAAGCTTTGGCGGTCCACCCGCAGCCCGAGGAAAGTGGGCGGCTTGATGAGACCTTGAAAGTCACTGCTGGGGCTGGGCTTGTCCTCGTTCATGCGATGTTACGGGCAAAACTTGATCGAAGCTGGGACTGGAAGAGGGAGCTAAGTCTGGTGAGACAAAAAGCCCGAGGGGAGGCGGCAGATGCTGTCTCCCATCGGGCGAGATTCACGGGATGAGTCTGTTTCGGAGTCTTACTTGGCGGGGATGAAGCCCACCAGCTGGGAGACCTTCTTGCCAGCGTCGCTGTGCACGAAGTCGATGAACTCTTTCACTTTGCCCTGGGGGGCACCGTTCGTGTAGAAGAAGGTGGGGCGGCTGTAAGCATAGCCTTTCACGTTCTCAGGGGTGGGGGCGGTGCCATCAATGGAGATCGCTTTGACGCCTTTGCCATGAGCGTAGGCGAGGCCCACGTAACCGACGCCACCGGCGTTGCCAGCCGTTTCGGACACGATCTGCTCGTTGCCAGCCATCTTCTGGCTGCTGGAGGCGTAGTCTTTGCCCTTCATAGCAAGGGACTGCCAGTCTTTGTAGGTGCCGGAGGAGGTGTTGCGGGTGTACACGGAGATCGGGCCGGGGGTGCCGCCCACTTCGCTCCAGTCTTTAATGGCACCGGTGAAGATCCCAGCGATCTGCTTCTTGGTCAGATTGGTCACCGGGTTGTTCTTGTTCACCACAACGGCGATCATGTCCCAGGCCACTTCGTGTTCGGTGAGGAACACGCCCTTCGTCTTGGCGAAAGTGCGCTCGTCATCCTTCACCTTGCGGGAGGACATGCCGATTTCGGCGGTGCCTGCGGCGAGGTTGGTGAAAGCGGTGGAGGATCCTTCAGCCGCGATGTCAAAGCTGACGCCGCCGCCCTGCTTCTTAAACTGTTCTGCCCACTGGGGGACGAGCTTCGCACCCAGCGTGTCGGAGCCGCGCACGCGCAGCACGCTCTGGGCGTTCAATCCGGCCGTGAACGCGAGGGCCAGCAGCGAGGTGATGATGGTGGATTTCATGTGTTGGTGTGTTCGATTGGGTTTGCTAACCGGCTTTGAACCGGCTCCTCCACCTTCGGGAACAGCCCCACCTCCAGCAAGGTGGGGTGGGTGAACAAAACGTCACAGGAACATTGGGGGAGACTTCCCTCTCAATTCAAGCAGTCTGACTGCATCGCAAAGGGGGGAATTTCCGCGGTTGCAAGTCGTGGGCGCGAAAAGTACTTGTGATGATGGCGGGATAATTTGTGCAATTTTGATAATTTTCGCAATACAAGGGTCTCGTTGGCACTCCCATCGGCTTTTTGAAGGGGGAAATGGTAAGATTCGGAACAAAGCCTACGGCTGTGGTGGGAGGCGCAGTCGCCCTTGCGGCGGGGCTGCACTGCATAAGCTTGGGGAAAGGGGGGGGCGGGCTAGCTGAGTGGGAGTTCTTGACGAGCCGCACCTTCGACTCGAACGTGCCGGGTTTGACTCTCTCACGGCCTTCCTGCCTGCTCATGTCCCGATTTCGGAACCCTCTCACACTGCTCGCTTTGACGGTCGCCCCAGTTCTGGGAACCGGCATGCTGGATGCCCAGTCCCCCGTGGCCATGAAGGCCGTGCCTGTGAATGAAGATCCAGGCGACCCGCCCGCGAAGAAAAAGGAGCTTACGGCTGGATGGAAAACGGAAAGCGAGGCGCGAGCGCTCAATCTGAACATTCCGGCGCCCCGTGGACAGATCGTGGACCGCAATGGCGTCCCGCTGGCCCAATCCCGGGTGGTGATGTATCTGGCGCTGAACTATCCCTTCCTTGGCAAAGGGGCAACGGACGCTGAAATCGTCGGTTACGGCCGGTCCCGCATCATGCAGGCCAACTCTCTCCTGGGGAAGCGGTGGGATCTGGCACCGGACAAGCTGCTCTCCCACTACAAGAACCGGCGGTGGCTTCCAATGGTTTTTT contains these protein-coding regions:
- the pstB gene encoding phosphate ABC transporter ATP-binding protein PstB, whose product is MTQTVAPPSVSSSSASTAAASSATTQPLLKINEVDFAYGARQTLFGVNMGIAQREVTAFIGPSGCGKSTLLRCINRINDMIEGARITKGNITLGNVDINHPDLDVIALRRKVGMVFQKYNPFPRSIFENVAYGLEVAGMKNKKLIAETVERSLRSATLWEEVKDRLHESALGLSGGQQQRLCIARTLSVRPEVVLMDEPCAALDPIATAKIEELIHQLKKDYTIVIVTHNMEQAVRVSDKTAFFYLGKLIEFNNTMTLFSTPENEQTERYLSGRMG
- the pstB gene encoding phosphate ABC transporter ATP-binding protein PstB encodes the protein MISVRNMDFNYGTKRALHGINMEIPSRQVTAFIGPSGCGKSTLLRCFNRINDRIAGAHISGGEVVIKGKNIYDADVDTTQLRRQVGMVFQKYNPFPKSIYENVVYGLRINGVKKKSELDDACEYALKAAALWEECKDRLKTNAFGLSGGQMQRLCIARAVAVKPDVLLMDEPCSALDPIATLKVEELIVDLKKDYTVVIVTHNMQQARRVAELTAFMYLGELIEFAETDQIFGNPQQKKTEDYVRGQFS
- a CDS encoding PstA family ABC transporter permease is translated as MHAPAPSALLENPFAKRRSHLETYEFIVRSVLRGATYLILFATAAIFLHIIVKGSPILFQAKAPFINVEFLTKLPETLHVLEDKQGHIYKTDPKGADAIKHQLGDNLRQEKTISYSGGGILGPIVGTFLLVLVCIVVALFLGISSAIYLSEYAKPGKFIEWVRLAILNLAGVPSVVFGLFGLGVFVLAAPVFTNTPLDRALLVIPLGFTQMSFQGWDTSVLSGAFTLAFVILPVIITASEECLRAVPMGFRETSLALGATRWQTIWRSVLPFAMPGILTSSILGIARAAGETAPIMFTAALAFKDKLPWQGEAGFGGVFTESVQALPYHIYTLAARIPQNEYSERAQYGSVFVFLVLVMTLATASVLLRRKLRAKYKW
- the pstC gene encoding phosphate ABC transporter permease subunit PstC gives rise to the protein MNEDKPSPSSDFQGLIKPPTFLGLRVDRQSLIKHFFTGSAAVTILTLFLIMYSLLKEGTGFIPTYQFELKVYRQAGLEFCDFIQKPLTENTALLSKLNRAVNADTATLTQKAQVRRDALFLAKGRIEEKTARLREAVTEAVETAGTPPEKLAQARQALNEANAKAVAEEVFPDVFSAEERRQIASDLSTLQPDAAELPAILKTLSAEFAEQDRIAKDKYAGFLEAVEAFEEAAEPIVELHDGIAELAKSTKEAAVQQHMAEDAKAQLLAAAESAKTPEAKANFQKEADATSLEAIDYKSKIEPIVAKLPEYEAMVPTYVAAIRAAMEKVPQKGETKESTALINEVRKQLPKHLSHAEESPALMKAWQWDKPIPMVQALTAFLFGGDWITNSSWQDFYGVVPLLTGSLMIAIIALVIALPLSVAAAIYTNQFASPREQELIKPFIEFIQAIPSVVLGFIGISVVGDLIKETSNVAWLQWIPGFPVQERLNMFNAGLLLALMAIPTMFSLAEDAIQNVPRAFSEASEALGATKLQTVFRVIFPASLSGVFAAMLLGLGRIIGETMVVLLVAGNRIAIPDFSDGIGTVFQPAHTLTGIIAQELGEVSKGSSHWQALFMVGILLFTISLFINFVSRKVVKRFQLPKI
- a CDS encoding phosphate ABC transporter substrate-binding protein encodes the protein MKSTIITSLLALAFTAGLNAQSVLRVRGSDTLGAKLVPQWAEQFKKQGGGVSFDIAAEGSSTAFTNLAAGTAEIGMSSRKVKDDERTFAKTKGVFLTEHEVAWDMIAVVVNKNNPVTNLTKKQIAGIFTGAIKDWSEVGGTPGPISVYTRNTSSGTYKDWQSLAMKGKDYASSSQKMAGNEQIVSETAGNAGGVGYVGLAYAHGKGVKAISIDGTAPTPENVKGYAYSRPTFFYTNGAPQGKVKEFIDFVHSDAGKKVSQLVGFIPAK